Proteins from one Bradyrhizobium roseum genomic window:
- a CDS encoding DedA family protein, with amino-acid sequence MLFPADLTSFLDLIRQHGDAAYSFVFAYASSHSLLLALFSGYAAHAGALNLGTLIAVSWFGSFTGDVIRFWIGRRYGPRLLDRFPRFEKPVRTVVRLTDRHYLWMILFHRFPHGVRGLAGFAYGMSRLPWSTFLALNFVAAGFWSGAVVSAGYAFGHFSETALNNASSGLGIVMLVAFLGLSWLLSRKLERIIERY; translated from the coding sequence TTGTTGTTTCCGGCGGATCTGACCTCATTTCTCGACCTCATCCGCCAGCATGGCGATGCGGCCTACAGCTTCGTGTTTGCCTATGCATCCTCGCACAGCCTGTTGCTGGCGCTGTTCTCCGGCTATGCGGCCCACGCGGGCGCATTGAATCTGGGCACGCTGATCGCGGTGAGCTGGTTCGGTAGCTTCACCGGCGACGTCATTCGTTTCTGGATCGGGCGGCGCTACGGCCCGCGGCTGCTCGATCGTTTTCCGCGGTTCGAAAAGCCCGTGCGTACAGTCGTCCGTCTAACGGACCGGCACTATTTGTGGATGATCCTGTTTCACCGTTTCCCGCACGGTGTCCGCGGACTCGCGGGATTTGCTTACGGGATGTCGCGGCTGCCCTGGTCGACGTTCCTGGCGCTCAACTTCGTCGCGGCGGGCTTCTGGTCCGGCGCCGTTGTTTCCGCCGGCTATGCCTTTGGCCACTTTTCGGAAACGGCCCTCAACAACGCCTCGTCGGGACTCGGCATCGTAATGCTGGTGGCGTTCTTGGGCCTGTCCTGGTTGCTCAGCAGGAAGCTCGAACGGATTATCGAGCGATACTGA
- a CDS encoding Rieske (2Fe-2S) protein — translation MVRHVIAPVEELPPGTRKFLTIDERPIAIFNIKGEFFGLLNRCPHQGAALCEGPLIGLAQSSDPGEIEYTKLGEIIRCPWHGWEFDIRTGQSYCDPRRFRARAYPVNVEPGSAVVKGPYVAETLAVSVESDYVVVDL, via the coding sequence ATGGTTCGGCATGTGATCGCCCCGGTAGAAGAGCTTCCGCCGGGGACGCGAAAATTCCTCACCATCGATGAGCGGCCGATCGCGATCTTCAACATCAAGGGCGAGTTCTTCGGCCTGTTGAACCGCTGCCCGCATCAGGGCGCGGCCTTGTGCGAGGGGCCGCTGATCGGGCTCGCACAATCCTCCGATCCCGGCGAGATCGAATACACCAAACTCGGCGAGATCATTCGCTGCCCCTGGCACGGCTGGGAATTCGACATCCGCACTGGCCAATCCTATTGCGACCCCCGGCGCTTTCGCGCCCGGGCCTATCCGGTCAATGTCGAGCCGGGGTCGGCGGTGGTAAAGGGCCCGTATGTGGCGGAAACGCTCGCGGTGTCGGTCGAGAGCGACTACGTGGTGGTCGATTTGTAG
- a CDS encoding amidohydrolase family protein: protein MNVQFRPEPSASVSVKTAIADCDIHPARATKDELYPFMAKRWHAHLETYGIQAYHGMMEGPPYPKAQPNASRRDAWPPEGGPQGSSLSFMQKQLLDPYNVALGVLNPLASGQGLRNQDFAGALCVAINDWQIEKWTSKDTRLKASIVVPTEDGAAAAAEIRRRAGDKNFVQVLLLSRNVEPLGQRRYWPIYEAAQEIGLPVGVHAFGFGGNPLTPSGWPSFYIEEMVGHAQCQQTVLASLVLEGVFERYPKLKMVMIEAGFGWAPSLGWRLDKNFERLHSEVPHLKRKPSEYIRDHVWWTTQPMEDPERREHLFQVIEWIGWDKLLFATDYPHWDFDEPSRVLPAGVSDANREAFYLGNAKKLYGIS, encoded by the coding sequence ATGAACGTCCAGTTCCGTCCCGAGCCGTCAGCATCCGTCAGCGTCAAGACCGCGATTGCCGATTGCGATATTCACCCGGCCCGCGCGACCAAGGACGAGCTTTATCCGTTCATGGCCAAGCGCTGGCACGCGCATCTCGAAACCTACGGCATCCAGGCCTATCACGGCATGATGGAAGGCCCGCCGTATCCGAAGGCGCAGCCCAACGCCTCGCGCCGCGACGCCTGGCCGCCGGAGGGCGGGCCGCAGGGTTCCTCGCTGTCCTTCATGCAGAAGCAGTTGCTCGATCCCTATAATGTCGCGCTCGGCGTGCTCAATCCGCTCGCCAGCGGGCAGGGCCTGCGCAACCAGGATTTTGCCGGCGCGCTTTGCGTCGCGATCAACGACTGGCAGATCGAGAAATGGACCAGCAAGGACACGCGCCTGAAGGCCTCGATCGTCGTCCCGACCGAGGACGGTGCTGCCGCCGCCGCTGAAATCCGCAGGCGCGCAGGCGACAAGAATTTCGTCCAGGTGCTGCTGCTCTCGCGCAATGTCGAGCCGCTCGGCCAGCGCCGCTACTGGCCGATCTACGAGGCGGCGCAGGAAATCGGGCTTCCCGTGGGCGTTCATGCCTTCGGCTTCGGCGGCAATCCGCTTACCCCCTCGGGCTGGCCGAGCTTCTACATCGAGGAGATGGTCGGCCACGCGCAGTGCCAGCAGACCGTGCTGGCGAGCCTGGTGCTCGAAGGCGTGTTCGAGCGTTATCCGAAACTGAAGATGGTGATGATCGAGGCCGGCTTCGGCTGGGCGCCATCGCTGGGCTGGCGGCTCGACAAGAATTTCGAGCGGCTGCACAGCGAGGTTCCGCACCTGAAGCGCAAGCCGTCGGAATATATCCGCGACCACGTCTGGTGGACCACGCAGCCGATGGAAGACCCGGAGCGCCGCGAGCATCTGTTCCAGGTGATCGAATGGATCGGCTGGGACAAGCTGCTGTTCGCGACGGATTATCCGCACTGGGATTTCGATGAACCCTCACGCGTGCTGCCGGCCGGCGTCAGCGACGCCAACCGCGAAGCGTTTTATCTCGGCAACGCGAAGAAGCTGTATGGAATATCTTGA
- a CDS encoding amidohydrolase family protein: protein MTSPIAGGVDCDLHPAVPHLTSLLPYMNDYWRDQVTTRGMTDLVSQSYPTNSPISSRPDWRPGQGKPGSNLADMQKQALDRFQVSYGICNPLYGVQMVFSEDMQDAFCRALNDWLVKEWLDKDDRLRGSIVIPTQSVEKSVAEIERCAKDKRFVQVLMLVMGDMPLGKRAYWPIYAAAERLGLTIGIHAGSAYHNPPTSVGWGSYHIEDYVAQATAFQTQLTSLIVEGVFAKYPKLKMVMLESGFTWLPPYLWRLHKFWRGVRMETPWVDRAPMDIVRSNIRFSLQPVDAPPDPATLNRLFDHMQSDELLLFSTDYPHWQFDGDEVLPPGLSPELVRKIMIDNPLATYGRLVAKETTP from the coding sequence ATGACGTCGCCGATTGCCGGGGGCGTGGATTGCGATCTGCATCCCGCCGTTCCTCATCTCACCAGCCTGTTGCCCTACATGAACGACTACTGGCGCGACCAGGTGACGACGCGCGGCATGACCGACCTGGTCTCGCAATCCTATCCGACGAATTCGCCGATCTCCTCCCGCCCGGACTGGCGGCCGGGGCAGGGCAAGCCGGGCTCGAACCTGGCCGACATGCAGAAGCAGGCGCTGGACCGGTTTCAGGTCAGCTACGGCATCTGCAATCCCTTGTACGGCGTGCAGATGGTGTTCTCCGAAGACATGCAGGACGCGTTCTGCCGCGCGCTGAACGACTGGTTGGTCAAGGAGTGGCTCGACAAGGACGACCGGCTGCGCGGCTCGATCGTGATCCCAACCCAGAGCGTCGAAAAGTCCGTCGCCGAGATCGAGCGTTGCGCCAAAGACAAGCGCTTCGTCCAGGTGCTGATGCTGGTCATGGGCGACATGCCCTTGGGCAAGCGCGCCTACTGGCCGATCTATGCGGCGGCCGAACGGCTGGGGCTGACGATCGGTATCCACGCCGGCAGCGCCTATCATAATCCGCCGACCTCGGTCGGCTGGGGCTCCTACCACATCGAGGACTATGTCGCGCAGGCCACCGCGTTCCAGACCCAGCTCACCAGCCTGATCGTGGAGGGCGTGTTCGCCAAATATCCGAAGCTGAAAATGGTGATGCTGGAGTCAGGCTTCACCTGGCTGCCGCCCTATCTGTGGCGGCTGCACAAGTTCTGGCGCGGCGTACGGATGGAAACGCCGTGGGTCGACCGTGCGCCAATGGATATTGTGCGCAGCAATATCCGCTTCTCGCTGCAGCCGGTGGATGCGCCTCCCGACCCGGCAACCCTGAACCGCTTGTTTGACCATATGCAGTCGGACGAATTGCTCCTATTCTCGACCGACTACCCGCACTGGCAGTTCGATGGCGACGAGGTGTTGCCGCCGGGCCTGTCGCCGGAACTGGTGCGCAAGATCATGATCGACAATCCGCTCGCGACATATGGGCGGTTGGTAGCGAAGGAGACGACGCCATGA
- a CDS encoding CinA family protein, with the protein MKELVTIAERIAAKLIERKQTIAVAESSTGGLISAALLSVPGASAYFLGGAVVYTRDARRLLMDIPDEAMKGIRSASEPYARLLASQVRTRFATDWGLSETGATGPTGNRYGDAAGHSCMAVAGPQNQVFTLETGSNDRQTNMQAFARTALSLLLENLSK; encoded by the coding sequence ATGAAAGAACTCGTAACGATAGCCGAGAGAATCGCCGCAAAGCTGATCGAGCGAAAACAGACGATTGCGGTTGCGGAATCCTCGACCGGCGGACTGATCTCGGCGGCGCTGCTGTCGGTGCCGGGCGCATCCGCCTATTTCCTCGGCGGCGCCGTGGTCTATACGCGCGACGCGCGGCGGCTGCTGATGGACATTCCCGACGAGGCGATGAAGGGCATCCGCTCGGCGTCCGAACCTTACGCGCGGCTGCTGGCAAGCCAGGTTCGCACGCGCTTTGCGACCGACTGGGGACTATCGGAAACCGGCGCGACCGGGCCGACCGGCAACCGCTACGGCGACGCCGCCGGCCATAGCTGCATGGCGGTGGCGGGGCCGCAGAACCAGGTGTTCACGTTGGAGACCGGCAGCAATGACCGGCAGACCAACATGCAGGCGTTTGCGCGAACGGCGCTGAGTTTGTTGCTGGAGAATTTGTCGAAGTAG
- a CDS encoding HlyD family type I secretion periplasmic adaptor subunit yields the protein MTAELKGAHRSIRGHLIVGLALILVLAGGFGGWASTVQISGALIAPGSVVVDSNVKKVQHPTGGVVGEVRVRDGDVVKAGDIVVRLDETVVKAGLAIVVKTLNGLWARAARLEAEQRGLDKIKFPAQLTDQAGDPEVRDVLASETKLFEVRVNGRAGQKSQLRERVAQLNEEIVGLTAQEQAKEKEISLVEKELVGVRQLYEQRLIQISRLTVLERDLARLTGERGQYIAARAQARGKITETELQIIQVDKDVVSEVSKDLRETNDKIGEFVERKVTAEDQLRRIDIRAPQDGVVLQSTVHTVGGVITAGDAIMMVVPKADDLSVEAKVNPQDIDKLQIGQKTLLRLSAFNQRTTPELNGVVTRVSADVATDQRTGQSYYTIRVSLPPAEVARLGDNVKIIPGMPVEAFVQTGDRTMFSYLMKPFSDQLMRSFRER from the coding sequence ATGACCGCCGAACTGAAAGGCGCACACCGTTCCATCCGCGGGCATCTGATCGTCGGCCTCGCGCTGATTCTGGTGCTGGCCGGCGGGTTCGGCGGCTGGGCCTCGACGGTGCAGATATCGGGCGCGCTGATCGCGCCGGGCTCGGTGGTGGTGGATTCCAACGTCAAGAAGGTGCAGCACCCGACCGGCGGCGTGGTCGGGGAAGTGCGCGTGCGTGACGGCGACGTCGTCAAGGCCGGCGACATCGTGGTGCGGCTCGACGAGACCGTGGTCAAGGCGGGCTTGGCCATCGTCGTCAAGACGTTGAACGGATTGTGGGCGCGTGCGGCGCGGCTGGAGGCCGAGCAACGCGGCCTCGACAAGATCAAGTTTCCCGCACAGTTGACCGACCAGGCCGGCGACCCTGAAGTCCGCGACGTCCTGGCCAGCGAAACCAAGCTGTTCGAGGTCCGGGTCAACGGACGCGCCGGTCAAAAATCGCAGCTGCGCGAGCGGGTGGCGCAGCTCAACGAGGAGATCGTGGGACTGACGGCGCAGGAGCAGGCAAAGGAAAAGGAAATCTCGCTGGTCGAAAAGGAACTGGTCGGTGTGCGCCAGCTCTACGAGCAGCGCCTGATCCAGATCTCGCGCCTGACCGTGCTGGAGCGCGACCTTGCCCGCCTGACCGGTGAGCGCGGGCAATACATTGCGGCGCGCGCGCAGGCGAGGGGCAAGATCACCGAGACCGAACTGCAGATCATCCAGGTCGACAAGGACGTTGTCAGCGAGGTTTCCAAGGATCTGCGCGAGACCAACGACAAGATCGGCGAATTTGTCGAGCGCAAGGTCACCGCCGAGGATCAACTCCGCCGCATCGACATCCGCGCGCCGCAGGACGGCGTCGTGTTGCAGTCGACGGTACACACTGTCGGTGGCGTCATCACCGCAGGCGATGCCATCATGATGGTCGTGCCGAAGGCGGACGATCTATCGGTCGAGGCCAAGGTCAATCCGCAGGACATCGACAAGCTGCAGATCGGCCAGAAGACGCTCTTGCGGCTTTCCGCCTTCAACCAGCGCACCACGCCGGAACTCAATGGTGTGGTGACCCGCGTCTCCGCCGACGTCGCCACCGACCAGCGCACCGGCCAGAGCTACTACACCATCCGCGTCTCGCTGCCGCCGGCTGAAGTCGCCCGCCTCGGCGACAACGTCAAGATCATCCCGGGCATGCCGGTGGAAGCGTTCGTCCAGACCGGCGACCGCACGATGTTTTCGTACTTGATGAAACCGTTCAGCGACCAACTGATGCGTTCGTTCCGGGAGCGGTGA
- a CDS encoding type I secretion system permease/ATPase, whose amino-acid sequence MAAAPVRRSELGEALRACRNAFIGVGVMSCMINLLYLTGSIFMLEVYDRVLPSRSVPTLVGLVILAAGLYIAQGGLDLIRGRILGRIGTALDEALNARVFETVVRLPLLVGSRNEGLQPLRDLDNIRSFLGSMGPGAFFDLPWLPFYLAICFAFHWLLGVTALVGAIILVTLTLITEFMSRTPAKEAMTLAAQRNDLAATSRRNAEVLVAMGMSGRLTRRWSEANETYLAGNQRASDVAGGLGAVAKVLRMMLQSAVLAVGAYLVIHQEATGGIIIAGSILSARALAPVDLAIAHWKGFVAARQSWDRLSRLLQQIPPANEQTLLQAPSKRLSVEAVSIVPPGEQRVIVQDVNFAADAGTGVGVIGPSGSGKSSLVRALVGVWTPARGKVRLDGAALDQWSSDVLGRYIGYLPQDVELFAGTVAQNICRFDPEAKSEAIIAAAKEAGVHEMIIKMRDGYDTQIGEQGTALSAGQAQRVALARALYGNPFLIVLDEPNSNLDSEGDEALTRAVRSARERGAVVVVVAHRPIGIEAVDQLLVLKDGRMQAFGPKETVLGQVLQRAPPPPIKIVSDAGAVKKS is encoded by the coding sequence ATGGCAGCCGCTCCCGTCCGGCGATCCGAGCTCGGTGAGGCATTGCGCGCCTGCCGCAACGCCTTCATCGGCGTCGGCGTCATGAGCTGCATGATCAATCTGCTGTACCTCACCGGCTCGATCTTCATGCTGGAGGTCTATGACCGCGTGCTGCCGAGCCGCAGCGTGCCGACCCTGGTCGGCCTGGTGATTCTCGCCGCCGGCCTCTACATCGCCCAGGGCGGCCTCGACCTGATTCGCGGTCGAATCCTGGGCCGCATCGGCACCGCGCTCGACGAAGCGCTCAATGCGCGGGTGTTTGAAACCGTGGTCCGCCTGCCGCTGCTGGTCGGTAGCCGCAATGAGGGCCTGCAGCCCTTGCGCGATCTCGACAATATCAGGTCGTTTCTCGGCAGCATGGGGCCGGGCGCGTTCTTCGATCTGCCCTGGCTGCCGTTCTACCTGGCGATCTGCTTTGCGTTTCACTGGCTGCTTGGCGTCACCGCCCTGGTCGGCGCGATCATCCTGGTGACGCTGACGCTGATCACCGAGTTCATGTCGCGCACGCCGGCCAAGGAGGCGATGACGCTGGCGGCGCAGCGCAACGATCTCGCCGCCACCAGCCGCCGCAATGCCGAGGTGCTGGTTGCGATGGGCATGTCCGGCCGCTTGACCCGGCGCTGGAGCGAGGCCAACGAGACCTATCTGGCGGGCAATCAGCGTGCCAGCGACGTCGCCGGCGGCCTCGGGGCGGTCGCCAAAGTCTTGCGCATGATGCTGCAATCGGCGGTGCTCGCGGTCGGCGCTTACCTCGTGATCCATCAGGAAGCCACCGGCGGCATCATCATCGCGGGCTCGATCCTGAGCGCCCGCGCGCTCGCGCCGGTCGATCTCGCGATCGCGCACTGGAAGGGTTTTGTCGCCGCGCGCCAGAGCTGGGATCGCCTGTCCAGACTGCTGCAGCAAATACCGCCGGCGAACGAGCAGACGCTGCTGCAGGCCCCGTCGAAGCGGCTGTCGGTCGAAGCCGTCAGCATCGTGCCGCCGGGCGAGCAGCGCGTCATCGTGCAGGACGTCAATTTCGCGGCCGATGCCGGCACCGGCGTCGGCGTCATCGGCCCGAGCGGCTCAGGCAAGTCGTCGCTGGTGCGCGCGCTCGTCGGCGTCTGGACGCCGGCCCGTGGCAAGGTCCGGCTCGACGGCGCGGCGCTCGATCAGTGGTCGTCCGACGTGCTCGGCCGCTATATCGGCTATCTGCCACAGGACGTCGAATTGTTCGCAGGCACCGTGGCGCAGAACATCTGCCGCTTCGATCCCGAGGCGAAGTCGGAGGCGATCATTGCCGCTGCCAAGGAAGCCGGCGTGCATGAGATGATCATCAAGATGCGCGATGGCTATGACACCCAGATCGGCGAACAGGGGACGGCGCTTTCCGCCGGCCAGGCCCAGCGCGTGGCGCTGGCTCGCGCGCTTTACGGCAATCCGTTCCTGATCGTGCTCGACGAGCCGAACTCCAATCTCGACAGCGAGGGCGACGAGGCGCTGACGCGCGCGGTACGTAGCGCGCGAGAGCGCGGCGCGGTCGTGGTCGTGGTGGCGCACCGGCCGATCGGCATCGAGGCAGTTGATCAGCTGCTGGTGCTGAAGGACGGCCGCATGCAGGCGTTCGGGCCGAAGGAGACCGTGCTCGGCCAGGTGCTGCAGCGGGCGCCGCCGCCGCCGATCAAGATCGTATCCGATGCGGGAGCCGTGAAGAAATCATGA
- a CDS encoding GlsB/YeaQ/YmgE family stress response membrane protein, translating to MQISNEGILVVLFVGLVAGWLAGKIVHGTGFGLIGDILVGIAGALLASLLFPKLGIRLGTGLVSEIVYSTVGAVILLVVVRMLRTRGRF from the coding sequence ATGCAGATTTCCAACGAAGGCATTCTCGTCGTCCTCTTTGTCGGTCTGGTGGCCGGCTGGCTGGCCGGCAAGATCGTGCATGGCACCGGCTTCGGCCTCATCGGCGATATCCTGGTCGGGATCGCCGGTGCGCTGCTCGCCAGCCTGCTGTTTCCCAAACTCGGCATCCGCCTCGGCACCGGACTGGTGTCGGAGATCGTCTATTCCACCGTCGGCGCGGTGATCCTGCTGGTGGTCGTCCGGATGCTCCGCACCAGAGGAAGGTTCTGA
- a CDS encoding Sec-independent protein translocase family protein, which produces MKQGDTWYVTFGPDKADEAAESMARSTRTFKSEVDAKLFAMQILSKGWTASAGTINPHQPKQVVGPRQIERWADPGLGG; this is translated from the coding sequence ATGAAACAAGGCGACACGTGGTATGTGACTTTTGGTCCGGACAAAGCGGATGAGGCCGCGGAGAGCATGGCGCGCTCGACCCGCACCTTCAAATCAGAAGTCGACGCCAAGTTGTTTGCCATGCAGATCCTGTCCAAGGGCTGGACCGCAAGTGCGGGCACCATCAATCCGCATCAACCGAAGCAGGTCGTAGGACCGCGACAGATCGAACGCTGGGCCGATCCGGGGCTGGGCGGGTAG
- a CDS encoding ABC transporter ATP-binding protein, whose protein sequence is MSNLVDIQNLNIRFTGERTVHAVNDISLSLGEGEVLGLLGESGSGKSVTLRALMRLLPRKRTQISGTVKVLGRDVLAMNDEELSAFRGQTVSMIFQEPALALDPVYTIGHQIAESVMRHEGKSQKEGMARALEMLEVVRIPSARRRLEAYPHEMSGGMRQRAMIALALACKPKILLADEPTTALDATVQIQILLLLRELQREFGMSVIFVTHDIGVAIEICDRVAVMYAGQIVEQGRLRDIVRTPVHPYAKGLLASTVHGAKRGQRLETIPGTPPSLDKAPATCSFAPRCSFAQPRCTEGLPPNVQVSADRTARCVLAESAVATA, encoded by the coding sequence ATGAGCAATCTCGTCGACATCCAAAACCTCAACATCCGCTTCACCGGCGAACGTACGGTGCATGCCGTCAATGACATCTCGCTCTCGCTCGGCGAGGGCGAGGTGCTCGGCCTGCTCGGCGAATCCGGCTCGGGCAAGAGCGTGACCCTGCGCGCGCTGATGCGGCTGTTGCCGCGGAAGCGGACGCAGATTTCGGGCACGGTAAAAGTTCTGGGTCGCGACGTGTTGGCGATGAACGACGAGGAACTTTCGGCGTTTCGCGGCCAGACCGTCTCCATGATCTTCCAGGAGCCGGCGCTGGCGCTCGATCCGGTCTATACGATCGGCCATCAGATCGCCGAAAGCGTGATGCGCCATGAAGGCAAGAGCCAGAAGGAAGGGATGGCGCGCGCGCTGGAAATGCTGGAGGTGGTTCGCATTCCCTCCGCCAGGCGGCGCCTCGAGGCCTATCCGCACGAAATGTCTGGCGGCATGCGGCAGCGAGCCATGATCGCGCTGGCGCTGGCCTGCAAGCCGAAAATCCTGCTCGCCGACGAGCCGACGACGGCGCTGGACGCCACCGTGCAGATCCAGATCCTGCTGCTGCTGCGCGAGTTGCAGCGCGAGTTCGGCATGTCCGTGATTTTCGTGACCCACGACATCGGCGTCGCCATCGAAATCTGCGACCGGGTCGCCGTGATGTATGCCGGACAGATCGTAGAGCAGGGCCGCCTGCGCGACATTGTGCGTACGCCGGTTCATCCCTATGCCAAGGGACTGCTCGCTTCCACCGTCCATGGTGCCAAACGCGGACAGCGGCTGGAGACGATCCCGGGCACGCCGCCGTCGTTGGACAAGGCGCCCGCCACCTGCTCGTTCGCGCCACGCTGCAGTTTTGCGCAGCCGCGCTGCACTGAAGGATTGCCGCCAAATGTACAGGTGTCCGCGGACCGAACCGCGCGCTGTGTTCTGGCGGAGTCGGCGGTAGCGACCGCCTAA
- a CDS encoding amidase encodes MSGEPALMSLVAVAKAIAAKKLSSREVTQSCLDRIAQWQPRVNAFMAIEADAALAAADAADADLAKGNHRGPLHGVPLAHKDMYYEAGKVVTCGSKIRRDFVPTTTSTALQRLKDAGTVRLGSLQMVEFAYGPTGHNPHYGAVRNPWNVDYITGGSSSGSGSAVGARLTFAALGSDTGGSIRMPAHFCGVTGFKTTVGLISRAGAMPLSQSLDTVGPLAQTVEDCALLVGLMAGFDPEDPTTASLPVPDYMAAASGSLKGLRIGVPNAFYVDDLDSEVARVLDETIATLKREGAEIVKVELPDQRQLTAACQIVLATEAAAYHKRWLIERPQDYGAQVLMRLQNGLAVPGVTYLEAMRWRGPALAAYLAAVTGTDAVIAPVAPMPAVTIAESDVGNSRDAEAVIQRITKFTRPINYLGLPSLSIPAGFTANGLPVGMQLIGRAFDEAGLVRIGAAFQRATDYHQQVPKAA; translated from the coding sequence ATGAGCGGTGAACCGGCGTTGATGTCGCTGGTCGCCGTCGCGAAAGCGATCGCCGCCAAAAAACTCTCCTCGCGCGAGGTCACGCAGTCCTGTCTCGACCGGATCGCGCAATGGCAGCCGCGCGTCAACGCCTTTATGGCGATCGAAGCGGATGCAGCGCTCGCCGCGGCCGACGCCGCCGACGCCGATCTCGCCAAGGGCAACCATCGTGGCCCGCTGCACGGCGTGCCGCTGGCGCACAAGGACATGTATTACGAGGCCGGCAAGGTCGTGACCTGCGGCTCGAAGATCCGCCGCGATTTCGTGCCGACGACGACCTCGACCGCGTTGCAACGGTTGAAGGATGCCGGCACCGTCAGGCTCGGTTCGCTGCAGATGGTGGAGTTCGCCTACGGTCCGACCGGTCACAATCCTCACTATGGCGCGGTGCGGAATCCCTGGAATGTCGATTACATTACCGGCGGCTCATCCTCGGGCTCGGGCTCGGCGGTCGGTGCACGCCTGACCTTTGCCGCGCTGGGCTCCGATACCGGCGGCTCGATCCGGATGCCTGCGCATTTCTGCGGCGTCACCGGCTTCAAGACCACGGTCGGCCTGATCAGCCGCGCCGGCGCGATGCCGCTGTCGCAGTCGCTCGATACGGTCGGGCCGCTCGCGCAAACGGTTGAAGACTGCGCGCTGCTGGTCGGGCTGATGGCCGGCTTCGATCCCGAGGATCCGACCACCGCGTCGTTGCCGGTACCGGACTACATGGCTGCGGCCTCGGGCTCGCTCAAAGGCCTCAGGATTGGCGTACCGAACGCGTTCTATGTCGACGACCTCGATTCCGAAGTCGCGCGGGTGCTCGACGAGACCATCGCCACGCTCAAGAGAGAGGGCGCCGAGATCGTCAAGGTCGAGCTGCCGGACCAGCGCCAGCTTACCGCGGCATGCCAGATCGTGCTCGCCACTGAAGCCGCCGCCTATCACAAGCGCTGGCTGATCGAGCGGCCGCAGGATTACGGCGCGCAGGTTCTGATGCGGCTGCAGAACGGGCTGGCTGTACCGGGCGTGACCTATCTCGAGGCGATGCGCTGGCGCGGGCCGGCGCTGGCTGCTTACCTCGCGGCGGTGACCGGTACCGATGCCGTGATCGCGCCGGTGGCGCCGATGCCGGCGGTGACCATTGCCGAGAGCGATGTCGGCAACAGCCGCGATGCGGAAGCCGTGATCCAGCGGATCACAAAGTTCACCCGGCCGATCAACTATCTCGGCCTGCCGTCGCTCTCGATCCCCGCTGGCTTCACCGCGAACGGTCTGCCGGTCGGCATGCAGCTGATCGGCCGCGCCTTCGACGAGGCCGGGCTGGTGCGCATCGGCGCGGCGTTCCAGCGCGCCACCGACTATCACCAGCAGGTGCCCAAAGCCGCATGA